A section of the Streptosporangiales bacterium genome encodes:
- a CDS encoding winged helix-turn-helix transcriptional regulator, which translates to MEDVDRQIVQLLAADGRTSYTELARRTGLSVSAVHQRVRRLEERGVITGYTVVVDWEQIGLPLTAFISVRPIDPAAPDDTAERLAGLPEIEACHSVAGEESYILKVRVESPVALEGLLARIRSAANVTTRTTVVLSTPYEGRSPAV; encoded by the coding sequence GTGGAAGACGTGGATCGCCAGATCGTCCAGCTGCTCGCAGCGGACGGCCGCACGAGCTACACCGAGCTCGCCCGCCGCACCGGGTTGTCCGTTTCCGCCGTGCACCAGCGGGTGCGCCGGCTGGAGGAGCGCGGCGTCATCACCGGCTACACGGTGGTGGTGGACTGGGAGCAGATCGGCCTGCCGCTGACCGCGTTCATCTCCGTACGTCCGATCGACCCGGCCGCTCCCGACGACACCGCCGAACGGCTCGCCGGGCTGCCGGAGATCGAGGCGTGCCACAGCGTCGCGGGCGAGGAGTCGTACATCCTCAAGGTGCGGGTGGAGTCGCCGGTCGCGCTCGAAGGGCTGCTCGCGCGGATCAGGAGCGCGGCGAACGTCACCACCCGCACGACCGTCGTGCTGTCCACGCCGTACGAGGGGCGTTCGCCCGCCGTGTGA